Proteins from one Xenorhabdus griffiniae genomic window:
- a CDS encoding SulP family inorganic anion transporter: MLWERLHRWMPGLENICHYRRAYFGHDMRAGLSVAAVALPVAIAYAELMGISAIIGLYACILPMFAYALFGTSRQLIVGPDAATCAVIAAAVTPLALGNEHVRWQLAIVMTFMTGFWCILASHFRLGAFADFISHPILKGFINGVAITIMADQLAKIFGLSGLPAELIERLIAFPRSLLESHWPTVGMSVMTLLVLLSVHFLRPSWPAPLVAMIVSTYISWQFELSQYGIQIVGSMGSGLPIVPIPEFELGIIRDLVVPSINLAVISFVSFMITARSFASKNGYQVDADQELKALGIANIASSLSQGFAVSAAGSRTAVNDALGGKTQMVSVIAACAILLVLLFMTEFLVYIPLSSLGIVLIFSTWSLLSLKNLWAYRKRNRQAFTLSIFTLIAVLLVGVIDGIGFAVLLGLLQFLRIVFRPSDQLLGVNDQGMVRSIHKHNDIKPVDGIMMYRFNSPLTYFNAGYFKKRVLQHVNSAANGPVWLVVDATVSFTYDDVSVFAVLDELITELKKKGVTLVLAGRRTELNRWIKQNKLSRSDDDLIVVPDLYFAIRLLQSKQQVEDKQEK, translated from the coding sequence ATGTTGTGGGAAAGATTACATCGTTGGATGCCAGGTTTGGAAAATATCTGTCATTACCGTAGAGCGTATTTCGGCCATGATATGCGGGCGGGTCTCTCTGTTGCCGCAGTGGCGCTGCCCGTTGCGATTGCTTATGCTGAATTAATGGGAATTAGTGCCATTATTGGTTTATATGCCTGTATTTTACCGATGTTTGCGTATGCACTGTTCGGTACTTCACGGCAGTTGATTGTTGGTCCAGATGCTGCAACGTGTGCTGTTATTGCTGCCGCTGTTACACCGTTGGCATTGGGAAATGAACACGTACGTTGGCAGCTTGCCATAGTGATGACGTTTATGACGGGATTTTGGTGTATTTTGGCCAGCCATTTTCGTTTGGGTGCCTTCGCTGATTTTATCTCTCATCCCATTTTGAAAGGTTTTATTAACGGCGTTGCGATCACTATTATGGCTGATCAGCTGGCTAAAATTTTTGGACTATCTGGGTTACCTGCGGAATTGATTGAACGATTGATTGCTTTTCCCCGTAGCTTATTAGAATCTCATTGGCCGACGGTAGGGATGTCAGTAATGACGCTGCTGGTACTGCTTAGTGTACATTTTCTCCGTCCGAGTTGGCCGGCACCACTGGTGGCCATGATCGTATCGACTTATATCAGTTGGCAATTTGAACTCAGTCAATATGGTATCCAGATTGTGGGGAGTATGGGGAGTGGTTTGCCTATTGTTCCTATACCTGAATTTGAACTCGGTATCATACGTGATTTAGTGGTTCCTTCCATTAACTTAGCGGTGATCAGTTTCGTCAGTTTTATGATAACAGCGCGTAGTTTTGCCAGTAAAAATGGCTACCAAGTCGATGCAGATCAGGAGCTTAAGGCATTGGGTATTGCCAATATCGCCTCGTCATTATCACAAGGTTTTGCTGTCAGTGCTGCGGGTAGCCGTACTGCGGTCAATGATGCACTAGGTGGTAAAACGCAAATGGTGTCGGTGATAGCGGCTTGTGCCATTTTGCTGGTATTGCTATTTATGACCGAATTTTTGGTGTATATCCCTTTGTCATCACTGGGTATTGTTTTGATCTTTTCCACTTGGTCTTTATTGAGTTTAAAAAATCTTTGGGCTTATCGAAAACGTAATCGCCAGGCTTTTACCCTGTCAATTTTTACGTTAATTGCCGTCTTGCTGGTGGGGGTGATCGATGGTATTGGTTTTGCTGTTTTGCTGGGATTATTGCAATTTCTGCGAATAGTTTTTCGGCCTTCGGATCAGCTGTTGGGTGTGAATGACCAAGGTATGGTTCGTTCCATCCATAAGCATAATGATATCAAACCGGTAGATGGCATTATGATGTACCGTTTTAACTCTCCACTCACTTATTTTAACGCCGGATATTTCAAAAAACGGGTATTACAGCATGTGAACAGTGCTGCAAATGGTCCTGTATGGTTAGTAGTCGATGCGACGGTCAGTTTTACCTATGATGATGTCAGTGTTTTTGCCGTGTTGGATGAGTTAATCACAGAATTAAAAAAGAAAGGAGTGACATTGGTCTTGGCAGGGCGCAGGACAGAACTGAACCGCTGGATTAAACAAAACAAACTCAGTCGTAGTGATGACGATTTGATAGTTGTGCCGGATCTCTATTTTGCCATTCGTTTACTTCAAAGTAAGCAGCAAGTGGAGGACAAACAGGAAAAGTAA